The DNA window GGCCGCGGCGACGTTGATCCTGTCCACTTCCACGCCTGCGAGGTCCGGCGCATGCCCGGTATCGTAGGGCATCCCGGCCAGCCGGTCGCAGTCGGTGACGAGATCGCGGCGGAGCGGATCGTCCGGCGGCGTGATCCGGGCTTCCTGAACGGGCGTATCAGGCGGTGCCAGCGCCGGCCAGGCGTCCACCGTCGGCGGCTTGCCGGCGAAATAGAAATTGCCCGCGATCGGCGAGGAGGACACCCACGGCAGTTGCTGGCCGCCGGTCGCCTTCTCCACCGCAAGGCCGACTTCGTTGAACGACTTGAACAGGCCGAAGCCGGGCCGCTGCATCGTTTCCGCCAGCGCGCGCGTATACGGGCTGTGACCGTCGTCGCCATCGAGCGAGACGCTGCGCGGCTGGGTCGCAAACGAAATCAAGGTCCCGATGGGTGCCTGCATCTGCGCAAGGCCGCCCGTGGTCGAGCGTACGCCGCGGTCCCTGAACGGGTTGTCGCGACAGGCGTCGAGCAAGACCAGGTTGATCCGCGCCCCGGCTTTTTCCATCTGGCCGAGAATGCTCGCAAGACCGGTCATCTGCGCAAACACATCGCCTTCATCGGCCGGATGGGCGTCGACCGGGACCAGATAGTTGAGGCCGTGCGTCTCCACGCCGTGGCCGGCATAATAGAACAGCGCGACGTCGGCTCCGGTCAGCGCCGTGCCGAACTTGCGCAGGGCCTCGTCGAAGCCTGCCTTGTCGAGGTCAAGCTGGGCGCCGCCGCCGACGATGGCAAAGCCGAGCGAGGACAGCGTATCCGCAATCAGCCTGGCATCGGCCGTGGGGTTGGGCAGCGCCGGCACGGTGCGGTACGCCGAATTGCCGATCACCAGCGCGACGCGTTTTTCCGCATGCGCCGCCGAGCAGCGGCCGGCGCACATCAACAATGCCGCGAGTATCCATCGCGACACGATGCCGATCCGGCCGTCCATGACAATGCACTCTCCGCGCGCGAGCGAATTCCCGCTGTCTGTTGGTGTCGTAACGGCAGGGATTGGTTCGATCAGTGAAGGCCGCCGCGGTCCGAAACGATCGGCGAGTGTGGCCATCTTATTCATTTTAGTTGAATGGCTGGATGCAGCGTCACAGATCCAATCTTTCCAGAGGTCCGGATACCGGGCTACCACACCTATCTTGCATCAATGGTAGAAATTATATATAATTCTACCATGAGGAAGGCGATGCATCTGAACATCAAAAACGACGAGGCCCATAAGCTTGCAACCGAGCTTGCCGAACTGACCGGCGAAAGCCTGACCTCGGCCGTCACGCTGGCCTTGCGGGAGCGTCTCGCGCGAGAGCGCCGTCGCCGTCGAACCGACCGCATCGCGGCCCGATTGATGAAGATTGGTAGCCAGTTTGCTGCGCTCGCCGATACCGGACGCGGCCCGGACGAAATCCTCGGTTATGACGACGACGGCTTGCCGACATGATCGTGGTCGACAGTTCGGCCGTCATCGCAATCTTTCGCCAGGAGGAGGATGCAGAGGTTTATGCGGAAAGCATCGCAGCCGATGAAGATCCGGTGATGTCCGCAGCCAACCTGGTGGAGGTATCGGTTGTGTTGCGTGGGTTGAAAAAGACAGTGCCGGAAAAGGCTGAACGATGGCTTGACGATTTCATCAAGGCGGCGGGCATCCGGATAGAACCGGTAACGCCAGAGCAGGCGCAGGCGGCGCGTTTGGCACACTTGAGATACGGCAAAGGTACCGGGCATGGCGCGGCGCTGAACTATGGCGATTGCTTCGCCTATGCACTGGCAAAGGCAATGGACGCGCCGCTGCTGTGCAAGGGGAACGATTTTCCGTTGACCGACATAGGCATCGCGTAGTCGGAGTGTTCGGACGGACCGGCCTTCATCGCGCGCGGGCGATGCGCTATCGTTTACAAAGGCTCCTTCCACCACGAATGCCGCCCAAGGACGCAATGGAGGACGTGCCATTCGCGCGAGGTCAAGTCCGCCCACTCGGGCGCTTCGCCAGAAAGCGATCGATCGAAAGAGGTCCGGATCCTCCCAAGACGAGGGTCAACAGGCACGCGAGATAAAGAAGATCGGTTTCATAGCCCGGCGGCCCGAACTGTGCGCCGGCTGCCGTTATTGCCTGAAGCTTGATTGAGCTGAAGCCATAGGGCAGGTGCACGGTGAATATCGCGGTCAAAAGGACGATCGCCATCGGGATGCTGGCTAGCGGCACAAGTGCGCCAAGTAACACGGCCAATCCGCCCAGGATCTCCACCGTGATCGTGAGCCATCCCAGCAAATGAGGCGCGGGAAGGCCTATCGCCGACAAGATGGCAGGGAACGCATCGAAGCCCCGCGCCGCCTTGGCGAAGCCGTGTTCCATGAATCCGTATCCAACGATCAGGCGCAGGGGGATCGGAGCCCAGCGGGCGAGCGACGGCCGGGTGCTGGGGTAGAGAAGACGGTGCCACGTTCGCGGCCCTTCTTCATGATAACTCATTGATTCCATTTCCCTCACTCCGTTTTTATTTTGGAAAACCGTTGCATGGCGAGAATTTAACGCGAACTCCATTGACATCAAGACATCATGACGTCACGATGGCGTTATGTCACCTGTACCCCTCTACGAAACGGTCGAGGCCACTCTGGCGGCCGGCATCGCTAACGGCAGCCTGCCGCCCGAAACCCAGTTGCCGCCCGAAGAAGGTCTGACTGAACGGTTCAAAGTCAGTCGCACCACGGTGCGGAAGGCGATCCAGAATTTGATCGAGCGTGGCCTCGTCGAAGTGCGACGCGGAAAGGGGACTTTCGTCACCCAGCCGAAGATCACGCAGGAGCTGACCGAGTTGACCGGTTTCGTCGAGGACATGCAGGCGCTGGGGCGAAGCCCGACCGCCCGCTTGCTCGACAAGCGCATCGTCGCAGCCGACGAAGCCGTCGCCCGCCAACTTGCATTGGCACCCGGGACGCTGGTGGTCAGACTCCGGCGTGTTCGCCTGGCCGACGGCGTTGCCATGTCGTTCGACGAAACTTATTTGCCGCGCGACATAGGTGAGAAGATTGCGGACAACGACCTCGAGGCTGAGCCGGTCTTCGCGCTGCTGGAGGAGAAGTACAACACGCCTCTGGTCGAAGCTGAGTACAAGCTGGAAGCGACAGCGGCGGACGCTGTCGCTGCAGAGGCGCTTGAAGTGCCGACCGGCAGTCCGATCTTCCTCGTCGAGCGCACGTCCTACACGACAGGCAATCGGCCCGTCGACTATGAGCGGTTACACTATCGCGGCGATCTGATCCGGTTCGTGACGCGGCTTGCCCGACGCACCAGGACCTCAACCCAAACCAAAGAAGCCTGACATGGATGCCGGTTCCGGATCGTGGCTGTTCGTCATGTCCGTCGGCGCGAGCGCGCTGGGCGGGATGCTCGGCATGGCCAGCGGCATCTTCATCGTGCCGATCCTTACCCTGTTTGGCGGCGTGGACCTGCGCACTGCCATCGGCGCAAGCATCGTCTCAGTGATCGCCTGCTCCTGCGGCAGCGCGGCATCCTTCCTTGACGGGGGACTCACCAACGTTCGCCTCGCCATCGTGCTGGAGACCACCACGACGCTCGGGGCTCTCACGGGCGTGTGCTTCGTCGGGTTCGTCCCGGTGTCCTTCCTTTACGGCCTCTTCGCCGTCGTGTTGCTGGTGTCGGCGCATCAGATGCTCGCCCGGCGCGGCGATCCGGTCGACATCGGCATTGCCGACACACCCGGCAATTGGGCGGACACACTTCGACTGCACGCGAGCTATCCCGACCATATGCTCGGCCGCAGCGTCACCTACCGGGTACGACAGCTGCCCCTGGGAATGTTCCTGATGTACGGCGCCGGTGTTATCTCGGCGCTGCTTGGGATCGGCAGCGGCGTGCTCAAGATCCCCGCGATGGACACCGCCCTCCGCCTGCCGATCAAGGTGTCCTCGGCAACCTCCAACTTCATGATCGGCGTGACCGCGGCGGCCAGCGCGGGGGCGTACTTCATCCGAGGTTCCATCGTTCCCGCCGTTGCGGGTCCCGTCGCCTTGGGGTCGGTTCTGGGATCAGTCGTTGGAGCCCGTATCCTGATGCGAATCTCAAATGAAAGAGTCAGAGCCCTGTTTGTTGTTGTGCTCATAGCCCTTGCGGCGCAGATGCTGCTCTCTGCCTTCCACATCGAGTTGTTCGGAAAGGCCGCATGATCATGGACGACAAGGCCGTGGACGAAGCTCGCAGGATGGAGTGGCTCGTTTCGCGGCAGCTCAAATACGGTATCTGGCTTGCGTCGAGCGTGACTGCGCTCGGGATGATCGTTGCCCTGTTTGGCCGATCCCTCGTCCCGCATGGGCACACCATGACGCTGGGCACGAGCATCGTCATGAAGGGCATCGCACTGATCATCCTGCTGCCGATCTTGCGTGTTGTCTTGATGCTGATCATGTTCTTGCGCGAGCGTGACTATCTCTTTGGGATGATTTCCGGCATCGTGCTCGTAACGATTGGCGTAAGCGTAGTTGCCGGGCTGTACGCACCGGCGATTCACTGAGGCCTTGGTGGACGCCGGGGAAATCCCGGGTTTTCTCGAGCACAGCTTAAGCCGGGCAGCAAAGGGGCCTCTAAGCGGAATGCCCGATATCTGCAACCGGCGAAACGCGGTGGGCCCGCCAGGACTCGAACCTGCAACCAGACCGTGAGTGACCGCCAGACCACAAGGCGCACTTCGCGCCCGTCTCTGCATTCAAAACTTCCGTTCCCGGCGGCTGGGCTTGAGCGCGGAAAGCCCGACCATAATTGGGCCCGTCTTCAGGCCCATCAAAACGGCCCTGTCGACCAGCACAGTCCTGCGCCGTCGGCGACAGTTGGAGTTTGATCATGCTAAATGACCGAGAGAATATCCTGAGGGCGCTCCGCGAGAAGCCGCTCAAAGTCTATGAGATCATGAAACGCGCCAATGTCGTGAATGAGGAAGCCTGCCAGTCCCTCCTGTTGAAAATGCGAGGCGAAGGTCTGGTAAAGTTCGATATTCACAAAGGACGATGGCTCATCGGATAGACCCGGCGAAGAGATGGCGATTACGCCAATCGATTGAACGCTGACAACAACAATGGTCGGAACAGCACCCATGACCGGCGATCAATCCAGAGGACTCAAAGTCGGCGACCGTGTTTGTTGGGGAGCCACGACAACGGATCTGGGCACGGTTATCGCAACGTCCTGGAGTGAAGTCACCATTTCTTGGGATGACGGAGATGCAAGTTCAGTCTCGCACAACGATATGGTGAAGGTTGAACGGGTGCCTATGAAACCGATGTGAGCGACTGTTCCGGCAAGGGTCGAACTGAATCGACGGGCACGGGCGTGGTGTGAGGTTGCAAGATGAACTATTCAAAAGTGAACGCCGAATAACGCCGCTATATCGCGCAACACGATGGTTCACAGCAACGCTCGCCCGGGCTTAAAGATCGCTGGGCCCGGACGAGGAAAGGGAGCGCCGGTTCACGCCGGCGGGTTTTGTTTGCTTGCCCTAATACCGCGGACCGCCGACTTGCGCGTTGCGCGGTTGGCGGCGCTATCTTCGGCAATCAGTTTCAAAGCCGAAGCTTCGTCGCTACAAGAAGCGATGCTTAGCCGATCAGCGTACACGATCCACTGATGGCCAATTTCCTTGACCGAATATTCTGTCATTTCGAGGCCTACCACTGTGAGACCCCCAGCCAGAATTGGCATTTACACCTGACTGGCCTTACCGTTCGGTTAACTGGCAAAGGAAAGCCGTCAGCACTCGCGCCCCGCATGCGGGCTCCTCTTGGCCAATCCGCTGTTTTGATAATCCAGGTAATGGACGCAACGGGTCAACACGGCACTCATTTCTGACACTTCGAGGCGAGACAAACCTGATGTTGCGGAAACTGATCTGGCTCTTGTCGGTCCTTGTTATCTCGGCGGCTGTGTTTATAGGCGTCGGCCTCGATCGCGCGTTTCGTGTGGTCACCGGTCTTGTGGCGCATGACATCTGCTCAAAAACGTTCATATCAGGTTTCGACCCACAAATTGTTTTTGCGGAAACCATCGAACGTCAAGGCGTTCGTCGGCTGAAGTGGGCACTGAACTATGAGGTCGACAGTTCCAACAAAGTGGTTCGGGCGTCGTTAGCGGGTTGGGCAGTGAGCCGCGCGGCCTTTCATGATGGACTTGGCTGCATCATTTTGCACGGCTCTGCTGAACCGCTTCTGCCCAAGTCCAGTATTGCCGAGTTGAAGGTAGCAACGCCGTTGCTGGCGGAAATCGGAGGCCCAACTGCCGTTGAAACGTCCAACCTCAAACTTGAAGCCGCGCTCGATCACGCCTTTGAGGAGCCCGCGGCGCCGCCCTATCGACGAACCAAGGCAGTTGTTGTTGTGCTGGATGGGGCCATCGTTGCTGAGCGCTATGCCCCTAATGTCGGCATCGATACGCCACTGCTCGGGTTCTCCATGACCAAATCTGTGGTCAATGCACTGGTCGGAATTCTGGTCGAACAGGGCCGGCTTTCCGTCGCGGAGCCAGCACCGATCGCAGAATGGCGCAACGACACCAATCCGCGTCGCGACATTACGATCGAACATCTGATGCGCATGACGAGCGGCCTCGCATTGGATGAAGATAAACTCGGCTTCGACGCTTCCAGCCAGATGGTCTATTTGCACAACGACATGGCGGCATACGCAGCACGCGCGACCGTCGTCGCCCCGCCGGCTACCCGGTTTGCTTACAGCAGTCCAAGCGTTCAACTGCTGGCGCGGATAATTCGTGACAGTGTCGGCGGTCCTGAGCAGACCTTGGAATTTGCGTGGCGTGAACTCTTCAACCCACTTGGAATGCGAGACGTTACTCTGGAATTC is part of the Bradyrhizobium erythrophlei genome and encodes:
- a CDS encoding type II toxin-antitoxin system VapC family toxin, which gives rise to MIVVDSSAVIAIFRQEEDAEVYAESIAADEDPVMSAANLVEVSVVLRGLKKTVPEKAERWLDDFIKAAGIRIEPVTPEQAQAARLAHLRYGKGTGHGAALNYGDCFAYALAKAMDAPLLCKGNDFPLTDIGIA
- a CDS encoding GntR family transcriptional regulator; the encoded protein is MSPVPLYETVEATLAAGIANGSLPPETQLPPEEGLTERFKVSRTTVRKAIQNLIERGLVEVRRGKGTFVTQPKITQELTELTGFVEDMQALGRSPTARLLDKRIVAADEAVARQLALAPGTLVVRLRRVRLADGVAMSFDETYLPRDIGEKIADNDLEAEPVFALLEEKYNTPLVEAEYKLEATAADAVAAEALEVPTGSPIFLVERTSYTTGNRPVDYERLHYRGDLIRFVTRLARRTRTSTQTKEA
- a CDS encoding sulfite exporter TauE/SafE family protein — protein: MDAGSGSWLFVMSVGASALGGMLGMASGIFIVPILTLFGGVDLRTAIGASIVSVIACSCGSAASFLDGGLTNVRLAIVLETTTTLGALTGVCFVGFVPVSFLYGLFAVVLLVSAHQMLARRGDPVDIGIADTPGNWADTLRLHASYPDHMLGRSVTYRVRQLPLGMFLMYGAGVISALLGIGSGVLKIPAMDTALRLPIKVSSATSNFMIGVTAAASAGAYFIRGSIVPAVAGPVALGSVLGSVVGARILMRISNERVRALFVVVLIALAAQMLLSAFHIELFGKAA
- a CDS encoding type II toxin-antitoxin system VapB family antitoxin, which encodes MHLNIKNDEAHKLATELAELTGESLTSAVTLALRERLARERRRRRTDRIAARLMKIGSQFAALADTGRGPDEILGYDDDGLPT
- a CDS encoding DUF1634 domain-containing protein, whose product is MIMDDKAVDEARRMEWLVSRQLKYGIWLASSVTALGMIVALFGRSLVPHGHTMTLGTSIVMKGIALIILLPILRVVLMLIMFLRERDYLFGMISGIVLVTIGVSVVAGLYAPAIH
- a CDS encoding caspase family protein, giving the protein MDGRIGIVSRWILAALLMCAGRCSAAHAEKRVALVIGNSAYRTVPALPNPTADARLIADTLSSLGFAIVGGGAQLDLDKAGFDEALRKFGTALTGADVALFYYAGHGVETHGLNYLVPVDAHPADEGDVFAQMTGLASILGQMEKAGARINLVLLDACRDNPFRDRGVRSTTGGLAQMQAPIGTLISFATQPRSVSLDGDDGHSPYTRALAETMQRPGFGLFKSFNEVGLAVEKATGGQQLPWVSSSPIAGNFYFAGKPPTVDAWPALAPPDTPVQEARITPPDDPLRRDLVTDCDRLAGMPYDTGHAPDLAGVEVDRINVAAASTACNDAIAHYPEVVRFTFEAGRVATARKDYVEARRLYEQAAAAGYGMAMNNLGSVYEGNEGVPTNYVEAGRWYARGVAAGEPIAMVDLGWLYETGHGVVKDLAEARRLYELATKAGVPAGMGNLGLIYLYGKGVPRDYGEARHLFEQGAALGNAAAMNNLGVIYNEGDGVRRNVRAARQWFEKAAALGNPEAKQNLRGMPR
- a CDS encoding serine hydrolase domain-containing protein — protein: MLRKLIWLLSVLVISAAVFIGVGLDRAFRVVTGLVAHDICSKTFISGFDPQIVFAETIERQGVRRLKWALNYEVDSSNKVVRASLAGWAVSRAAFHDGLGCIILHGSAEPLLPKSSIAELKVATPLLAEIGGPTAVETSNLKLEAALDHAFEEPAAPPYRRTKAVVVVLDGAIVAERYAPNVGIDTPLLGFSMTKSVVNALVGILVEQGRLSVAEPAPIAEWRNDTNPRRDITIEHLMRMTSGLALDEDKLGFDASSQMVYLHNDMAAYAARATVVAPPATRFAYSSPSVQLLARIIRDSVGGPEQTLEFAWRELFNPLGMRDVTLEFDATGTLQGSSYMFASARDWARFGLLYLYDGVVGGRRILPNGWVEFSARATLDTDYGAGFWTNRSHNQQAVNRVSWGMPRDAFFALGNLGQIIVILPSQQLVIVRLGDSVDPLGEMRGLARLVREVISATPR
- a CDS encoding DoxX family protein; the protein is MSMEFALNSRHATVFQNKNGVREMESMSYHEEGPRTWHRLLYPSTRPSLARWAPIPLRLIVGYGFMEHGFAKAARGFDAFPAILSAIGLPAPHLLGWLTITVEILGGLAVLLGALVPLASIPMAIVLLTAIFTVHLPYGFSSIKLQAITAAGAQFGPPGYETDLLYLACLLTLVLGGSGPLSIDRFLAKRPSGRT